Proteins co-encoded in one Brassica oleracea var. oleracea cultivar TO1000 chromosome C4, BOL, whole genome shotgun sequence genomic window:
- the LOC106342400 gene encoding Niemann-Pick C1 protein-like — protein sequence MKIVTSLILLFLILYNILCGVEAKKSAGYCAMYDICGARTDGKVLNCPYNIPAVKPDDLFSSKIQSLCPTITGNVCCTETQFDTLRSQVQQAIPFVVGCPACLRNFLNLFCELTCSPDQSLFINVTSTAKIKNNSTVDGIEYYITDAFGEGMYESCKNVKFGSSNSLAVDFLGGGAKNFKEWFTFIGQKAGVNMPGSPYGIKFLPMPPASSGMKPMNVSSYSCSDDTLGCSCGDCPSAAACSSTSAPPAQKQRSCSIKIGSLEAKCVDFVLAILYIVLVSLFLGGGLLHRIKGKKKSSPSSSEPRGEQSSVKPDTIHAQMLHNTPQRNWAQLSTVQGYLARFYSKYGIWVARHPALVLIVSVFLVLLLCVGLIRFKVETRPDKLWVGAGSRAADEKRFFDTHLAPFYRIEQLIIATAPKSSQPEILTDDNIKLLFDIQKKVDGLRANHSGSMVSLTDICMKPLGENCATQSLLQYFKMIPKNYDEFGGVEHVKYCFEHFTSSESCLSAFKGPLDPTTALGGFSGNSYSEASAFIVTYPVDNAVDNKGNRTEKAVAWEKAFIQLAKDELLPMVRSKGLTLSFSSESSIEEELKRESTADVITIAISYLVMFAYISLTLGDTPRLNSFYITSKVLLGLSGVLLVMLSVLGSVGFFSAIGMKSTLIIMEVIPFLVLAVGVDNMCILVHAVKRQEQELPLERRVSNALMEVGPSITLASLAEILAFAVGAYIKMPAVRVFSMFAALAVLLDFILQVTAFVALIVFDFKRAEDKRVDCFPCIKRAQSSDGDDKGVGQKKPGLLTRYMKEVHAPILSHWAVKILVIAFFFGLAMAGIALATRIEPGLEQQIVLPQDSYLQDYFNNIATYLRIGPPLYFVLKNYNYSSESRHTNQLCSINKCDSNSLMNEIAKASLTPELSYIAKPAASWVDDFLVWLSPEAFGCCRKFTNGTFCPPDDQPPCCPPDQVSCGLSEVCKDCTTCFRHADLTSDRPSTIQFKEKLPWFLSALPSADCAKGGYGAYSTSVDLKGYKSGIIQASSFRTYHTPLNKQADFVNSMRAAQEFSSKVSRSLQMEIYPYSVFYMFFEQYLDIWKTALINLSIAIAAVFAVCLIITCSFWSSAIILLVIAMIIIDLLGVMAVFHIQLNALSVVNLIMSVGIAVEFCVHITHAFSISSGDRNQRMKEALGGMGASVFSGITLTKLVGVIVLGFSKSEVFVVYYFKMYLALVLLGFLHGLVFLPVFLSMFGPAPKGDKQDHRPSASSQP from the exons ATGAAGATTGTTACATCTCTTATCCTTCTCTTCCTG ATTCTGTATAATATTCTGTGTGGAGTAGAAGCGAAAAAATCAGCAGGATATTGTGCGATGTATGATATCTGTGGAGCACGAACCGATGGAAAAGTACTGAACTGCCCTTATAACATTCCTGCTGTGAAG CCCGATGATTTGTTCTCATCAAAGATACAAAGCTTGTGCCCAACCATCACAGGCAACGTTTGCTGCACTGAAACTCAGTTCGATACGTTACGTTCACAAGTCCAACAG GCTATTCCCTTTGTTGTAGGCTGTCCAGCATGCTTGAGGAACTTCCTGAATCTTTTTTGTGAACTTACTTGCTCTCCTGATCAAAGTCTATTTATCAACGTCACTTCCACCGCAAAG ATAAAGAATAACTCGACCGTGGATGGGATTGAGTACTACATAACCGATGCTTTCGGAGAAGGGATGTATGAATCTTGCAAGAATGTGAAGTTCGGTAGCTCGAACAGTCTAGCTGTAGATTTTCTCGGGGGAGGTGCAAAGAACTTTAAGG AGTGGTTTACATTTATCGGCCAGAAAGCTGGTGTGAATATGCCAGGCTCCCCCTATGGGATCAAGTTTTTGCCGATGCCACCAGCGTCATCTGGAATGAAGCCTATGAATGTGTCTTCTTATTCATGCAGTGATGACACTCTTGGATGCTCTTGTGGTGATTGTCCTTCTGCAGCTGCTTGTTCCAGTACATCAGCACCTCCTGCTCAGAAACAACGTTCTTGCTCAATCAAGATTGGATCACTTGAG GCCAAATGTGTTGATTTTGTGCTAGCCATTTTGTATATTGTCTTGGTTTCGTTGTTTCTTGGAGGAGGTTTGCTTCACCGAATAAAGGGTAAGAAAAAGAGCTCACCATCATCGTCAGAGCCCAGAGGAGAACAGAGTTCTGTTAAACCAGACACTATTCATGCGCAG ATGCTACATAACACACCACAGAGGAACTGGGCTCAGCTGTCAACAGTACAAGGATACTTGGCCAGATTTTACAG CAAGTATGGGATCTGGGTAGCAAGACATCCAGCTCTTGTTTTGATTGTGTCAGTCTTTTTAGTTCTTCTACTTTGTGTGGGTCTGATCCGATTCAAAGTTGAGACACGGCCTGATAAG CTATGGGTAGGTGCAGGGAGCAGAGCTGCTGATGAGAAACGATTCTTTGACACCCATCTTGCTCCCTTCTACAGAATTGAACAG CTAATAATAGCAACAGCTCCAAAATCTTCTCAGCCGGAAATTTTGACAGATGACAATATTAAGTTACTTTTTGACATACAGAAGAAG GTTGATGGACTCCGGGCAAATCACTCAGGTTCAATGGTTTCTCTGACAGACATTTGCATGAAACCACTTGGAGAAAATTGTGCCACACAGAGTCTTCTGCAG TATTTCAAGATGATACCAAAAAATTATGATGAATTTGGAGGTGTAGAGCATGTTAAATATTGCTTTGAG CATTTCACCTCGTCAGAATCATGTTTGAGTGCATTTAAAGGTCCCCTTGATCCAACAACTGCACTAGGAGGTTTCTCTGGGAACAGTTATAGTGAG GCTTCTGCTTTCATTGTGACTTATCCTGTGGACAATGCTGTTGACAACAAAGGTAACAGAACAGAGAAAGCAGTGGCTTGGGAGAAAGCCTTTATCCAGCTCGCCAAGGATGAGTTGTTGCCAATGGTTAGATCAAAAGGTTTAACTCTTTCTTTCTCTTCGGAAAGTTCTATCGAAGAAGAACTGAAAAGAGAAAGCACAGCAGATGTCATAACTATAGCC ATAAGTTATCTTGTCATGTTTGCATATATATCACTGACACTTGGGGATACACCTCGTCTGAATTCCTTTTACATTACATCCAAG GTTTTGCTTGGTCTATCTGGTGTTCTTCTTGTCATGCTGTCTGTCCTCGGCTCCGTAGGATTTTTCAGTGCCATTGGAATGAAATCTACTCTAATCATAATGGAAGTTATACCTTTTCTTGTTTTGGCT GTCGGTGTTGATAATATGTGCATACTGGTTCATGCCGTTAAGAGGCAAGAGCAAGAGCTGCCTCTGGAGAGACGAGTGAGCAATGCCCTTATGGAAGTTGGGCCATCGATTACTCTTGCAAGTCTAGCCGAGATTTTAGCTTTTGCTGTTGGTGCTTATATTAAAATGCCAGCTGTTCGAGTCTTCTCCATGTTTGCTG CATTGGCCGTCCTTTTGGACTTCATTCTCCAGGTTACTGCTTTTGTTGCCTTGATAGTATTTGACTTCAAACGTGCTGAGGATAAGCGAGTTGATTGCTTCCCATGTATTAAGAGAGCACAATCATCAGATGGTGATGATAAAG GGGTTGGTCAGAAAAAACCGGGACTTTTGACTCGATATATGAAG GAAGTCCATGCACCCATTCTTAGCCACTGGGCAGTCAAAATATTGGTTATTGCCTTCTTCTTTGGCTTAGCAATGGCTGGAATT GCATTGGCCACTCGGATAGAGCCTGGTTTGGAGCAACAGATTGTTCTTCCTCAGGACTCGTATCTTCAG GATTACTTCAACAATATTGCTACATATCTTCGAATAGGTCCACCTCTTTACTTTGTTCTGAAGAATTATAACTACAG CTCGGAATCAAGACATACAAATCAACTTTGTTCCATTAACAAGTGTGATTCTAATTCTCTTATGAATGAG ATTGCAAAGGCTTCTTTGACCCCAGAACTAAGCTACATAGCTAAGCCAGCTGCTTCATGGGTCGATGACTTTCTTGTGTGGTTATCTCCCGAGGCATTTGGCTGTTGCCGAAAGTTTACAAATGGTACCTTTTGTCCCCCTGATGACCAG CCTCCTTGTTGCCCTCCTGATCAAGTGAGTTGTGGCCTAAGTGAAGTTTGCAAAGACTGCACCACG TGCTTTCGTCATGCTGATTTAACTAGTGACCGCCCATCTACAATCCAATTCAAAGAGAAACTTCCTTGGTTCCTCAGCGCACTTCCTTCTGCTGATTGTGCTAAAGGTGGCTATGGTGCTTATTCTACTAGTGTTGATTTGAAAG GATATAAAAGTGGTATCATACAAGCTTCATCGTTCCGCACTTATCACACACCTCTTAACAAGCAG GCTGACTTTGTTAATTCAATGAGAGCTGCTCAAGAGTTTAGTTCCAAAGTTTCTCGTTCTTTGCAG ATGGAGATATATCCATACTCAGTGTTTTATATGTTCTTTGAGCAATATCTTGACATATGGAAAACTGCATTAATCAACCTCTCCATAGCCATCG CTGCCGTCTTTGCCGTGTGTTTAATCATCACATGCAG TTTTTGGAGCTCTGCAATTATCCTGCTTGTGATTGCAATGATCATCATTGATCTCCTG GGAGTAATGGCAGTCTTTCACATCCAGCTAAACGCATTATCGGTTGTAAATCTAATCATGTCCGTGGGAATAGCGGTTGAGTTTTGTGTACACATAACACATGCTTTCTCG ATTAGCTCCGGGGACAGAAACCAACGGATGAAAGAGGCGCTTGGTGGGATGGGAGCTTCAGTTTTCAG TGGAATTACACTGACGAAGCTAGTTGGAGTGATTGTGCTTGGCTTCTCAAAATCAGAAGTATTTGTG GTCTACTACTTCAAGATGTATTTGGCACTAGTCCTCCTCGGTTTCTTACACGGTCTTGTATTCTTACCG GTGTTCTTGAGCATGTTTGGTCCGGCTCCAAAAGGGGATAAGCAAGATCATCGACCTTCGGCTTCATCGCAACCGTAA